From the genome of Bradyrhizobium sp. G127:
CAAGATGATCGCGCCCCCAATCAGCAACAGCGACTCGCTGGCATGAAGCCGCAGCGCCGCCAGTTCCCCGACTTTCGATGCGGCAATCAGGCTGGCCATGCTGATGAATGCAGCAAGCCCCAGCGCGAAAGCGAGCGCCTCATCGGCGCCGCCCTTATTCCGGATCGCCGCACGGATGACCAGCAAGAGGAACACAAGGAAGAAGGCGGCGACGATGACTTTCCCCAGCGCCAGCAGCCACGCGAGGCGGATGGTATCGATCGAGGAAAGAGAGAGAAAGTCGCTGGCATACATCGCCGCGGCGATATTGGTGCGATCGTAGAAGCCGCGGATCGGCGAAACCCATATCTTCATCGCCGACAGAACCCAAGACGGGATGAAATAACACGCCAGAAGCACGCCATTATACGTGCTGATCCGCCAGTCGTTGTACATCTGCCGCCTGCTCCAACGTGAAGCCGGAGCTAACTCCCCTCAACTGGGAGCGGCAATTTAAACCCTTTCTTAACCTTAATACGGCGGCCGGCCTGTGGACAACCGAAAGCCGGACGCATCCGCGCAAAAAAATCCCGCCTTTCGGCGGGATTTTCTCAACTCAACCACTCCGAACGCGATCAGGACATGATCAGAAAAGCGGAAACGGTTTTCTGACCTGATCATGCCGGCGATGTCAGTGGCCGCCCTTTTGGCTCTGCTGACCCTGCTGGCCCGGCTTGTGGCTCGGATCCTGCTGCTGCTGACCGGGTTTTTGACCACCGCCCTGCTGCTGACCCGGCTTCTGACTTGGATTCTGGCTCTGTTGGCCGGGGTTCTGGTTCGGATTGTTCTGGTTGCCCATGATGGCATCTCCTTTGTTGAACGAAGAACCAACAGCCGCCGTTGTCATTGGTTGCAATGGAACACCGTGTTCCTCCATGAACTTTTCATCGCACCGCAAACTTCGCGTGGACGACGACCCCACGCCGCACCCCTGCCAGTTGCCGCACCCTGTTCCCACTGTTAGAAAATGGGACGACGCGACGATCCGGCTGCCGGGGCCTTCGACGTGTCGATCTGTTCCTCGAACACGGCAGCCCATGGATTACTTCGCCCAGCAACTCATCAACGGATTGGTGCTCGGTTCGATCTACGGGTTGATCGCGATCGGCTATACGATGGTCTACGGCATCGTCGGCATGATCAACTTCGCCCACGGCGACATCTTCATGATCGGCGGCTTTATCGCCCTCATCACTTTTCTCATTCTCGTGTCGATCGGTTTGACGGTCGTACCTGTCATCCTGCTTCTGGTGCTGCTCGTCGCCATGGCAGTTACGGCGCTTTACGGCTGGACCGTGGAGCGCATCGCCTATCGGCCGCTGCGGCAGTCGTTCCGTCTGGCGCCGATGCTTTCCGCCATCGGCATGTCGTTCGTGCTGACGAACTATGCGCAGGTGGCGCAGGGCGCGCGCGTCAAGCCGGTGCCCCCCGTCATTACTGGCGGCTATACGCTGTTCGAGAACGACGGCTTTGTGGTGAGGCTGTCGAACATCCAGATTATCGTCGTCGTCACCACCGTGATCCTGCTCGCGATCTTTTCCTGGCTGGTGGCGCGCACGCGCCTCGGCCGCGACATGCGCGCCTGCGAACAGGACCAGACCATGGCCGCCCTACTCGGCGTCGATGTCGACCGCACCATCTCCATGACCTTCGTGATCGGCGCGGCGCT
Proteins encoded in this window:
- a CDS encoding branched-chain amino acid ABC transporter permease LivH (LivHMGF is the membrane component of the LIV-I/LS branched-chain amino acid transporter); this translates as MDYFAQQLINGLVLGSIYGLIAIGYTMVYGIVGMINFAHGDIFMIGGFIALITFLILVSIGLTVVPVILLLVLLVAMAVTALYGWTVERIAYRPLRQSFRLAPMLSAIGMSFVLTNYAQVAQGARVKPVPPVITGGYTLFENDGFVVRLSNIQIIVVVTTVILLAIFSWLVARTRLGRDMRACEQDQTMAALLGVDVDRTISMTFVIGAALAAVAGMMYLLYYGVVDFFMGFIAGIKAFTAAVLGGIGSLPGAMLGGLLIGLIETFWSAYFTSEYKDVAAFSILIVVLIFLPTGLLGRPEVEKV